One Amaranthus tricolor cultivar Red isolate AtriRed21 chromosome 1, ASM2621246v1, whole genome shotgun sequence DNA window includes the following coding sequences:
- the LOC130813325 gene encoding tRNA-uridine aminocarboxypropyltransferase A, which produces MEEIGEETQLLLIGTAIPSTTTIDSRRRICSAGCDRPVNVCLCDKMPRQPISTTTQLVILQHPHELRQKLATVPLLKKCLMNCEIIVGRKLREGSSPLLDSLYHEFNDSVQPTKSRRAFFLFPGTELVPSMDISELKSSSNSACVGGLVLIVFDGTWKHAKEMMYASFPFLSKFATCICFACDPEVGGGTIYDSDLTLKKEPYKGCMSTIEAVARALRVLEPFGVEIEAQLVEVLKSMVRLQSCYLKPMVPRPKLLKKRMEQKKNISRSMNIDY; this is translated from the exons ATGGAGGAAATAGGAGAAGAAACCCAACTCCTTCTAATAGGCACCGCCATACCCAGCACCACCACCATCGACAGCCGCCGGAGAATATGCAGTGCTGGTTGCGATCGTCCGGTGAATGTTTGTTTGTGCGACAAAATGCCAAGGCAGCCAATTTCAACCACAACCCAACTTGTAATTTTGCAACATCCTCACGAGCTCCGGCAAAAGCTTGCTACTGTTCCACTTCTGAAAAAATGTCTCATGAATTGCGAAATTATTGTCGGTCGGAAACTTCGAGAAGGATCTAGTCCCCTTCTTGATTCTCTTTACCATGAATTTAATGATTCAGTTCAACCCACCAAATCTCGTCGTGCCTTCTTTCTTTTCCCAG GTACTGAATTGGTGCCTTCAATGGATATCAGTGAGTTGAAATCATCATCGAACAGTGCGTGCGTAGGTGGACTAGTTTTGATTGTATTTGATGGCACTTGGAAGCATGCTAAGGAAATGATGTATGCAAGTTTCCCATTTTTGTCAAAATTTGCAACTTGCATATGTTTTGCGTGTGATCCTGAGGTTGGTGGTGGGACCATCTATGATTCCGATCTCACTCTGAAGAAGGAACCCTATAAAGGATGTATGAGTACCATTGAAGCTGTTGCTCGAGCTCTGAGAGTTCTGGAGCCTTTTGGGGTTGAAATTGAAGCACAGCTGGTAGAGGTTTTGAAGTCAATGGTACGTCTACAATCATGCTACTTAAAGCCTATGGTGCCGCGGCCAAAGTTATTAAAGAAGCGTATGGAGCAGAAGAAAAATATTAGCAggtcaatgaatattgattacTAG
- the LOC130813333 gene encoding protein N-terminal glutamine amidohydrolase, with the protein MDALEISQFDHTRYYCEENVYRLCKKLCSAGIADSEGSDLFVVFISNDKKQIPLWHQKASHRADGVILWDYHVICIQRKADEKSAQVLDLDSTLPFPSPLTSYISETFRPSFPLFSEYQRFYRIIHAPLFLRYFASDRRHMKDSNGNWNAEPPTYDAIVAEDGTVHNLNEYMEIHSTGVAPSIEADVVNIVKNERLGVVVSENQLEEFFTLPR; encoded by the exons ATGGATGCTCTGGAAATATCCCAGTTTGATCACACTCGCTACTACTG CGAAGAGAATGTGTACAGGCTTTGCAAGAAATTATGCTCTGCTGGGATTGCAGATTCCGAGGGTTCTGATctctttgttgtttttatttcgAATGACAAGAAACAG ATTCCACTTTGGCATCAGAAGGCCAGCCACAGGGCTGATGGTGTTATTTTGTGGGACTACCATGTTATCTGTATACAG AGAAAAGCTGATGAGAAGTCTGCACAAGTATTGGATCTGGATTCTACTCTCCCATTTCCTTCTCCTTTAACATCTTATATCTCGGAAACTTTCCGTCCATCATTTCCCCTCTTTTCAGAGTATCAAAG ATTTTACCGAATTATACATGCTCCCCTGTTTCTCCGTTATTTTGCTTCTGATAGAAGACACATGAAGGATTCTAATGGGAACTGGAATGCGGAACCACCTACTTATGATGCAATAGTTGCTGAAG ACGGAACGGTCCATAACCTGAACGAGTACATGGAAATTCACAGTACTGGTGTTGCACCGAGTATCGAAGCTGATGTGGTAAATATTGTGAAAAACGAGCGACTTGGAGTGGTGGTTAGTGAAAACCAACTTGAAGAATTTTTTACTCTTCCTCGTTAA